From the genome of Pseudomonas sp. AB6, one region includes:
- the glnL gene encoding nitrogen regulation protein NR(II), whose product MTISDALHRLLLDNLTTATILLNADLRLEYMNPAAEMLLAISGQRSHGQFISELFTESVEALNSLRQAVEQAHPFTKREAMLTALTGQTLTVDYTVTPILNQNETLLLLEVHPRDRLLRITKEEAQLSKQETTKMLVRGLAHEIKNPLGGIRGAAQLLARELPEESLKDYTNVIIEEADRLRNLVDRMLGSNKMLSLTMTNVHEVLERVCSLVEAESQGCITLVRDYDPSIPDVLIDREQMIQAVLNIVRNAMQAISGQNELRLGRISLRTRALRQFTIGHVRHRLVTKVEIIDNGPGIPADLQETIFYPMVSGRPGGTGLGLAITQNIISQHQGLIECDSHPGHTTFSIFLPLEQGAASS is encoded by the coding sequence ATGACTATCAGTGATGCGCTGCACCGGCTGTTACTCGATAACCTGACAACTGCAACTATTCTGCTCAACGCCGACTTGCGACTTGAGTACATGAATCCCGCAGCGGAAATGCTGTTGGCAATAAGCGGTCAACGCAGCCACGGGCAATTTATCAGTGAGTTATTTACCGAATCCGTAGAAGCGTTGAATTCTTTGCGTCAAGCCGTGGAACAGGCTCACCCGTTTACTAAGCGCGAAGCGATGCTAACGGCGCTCACCGGTCAAACGCTCACCGTCGATTACACCGTCACGCCAATTCTGAACCAAAATGAGACCTTGCTCCTGCTGGAGGTGCATCCGCGTGATCGCTTGCTGCGTATCACCAAGGAAGAAGCCCAGCTGTCCAAGCAGGAAACCACTAAAATGTTAGTGCGTGGGTTAGCTCACGAAATCAAAAATCCCCTCGGTGGGATTCGCGGGGCCGCACAACTGCTGGCGCGCGAACTGCCCGAAGAGAGCCTTAAGGATTACACCAACGTCATCATCGAAGAGGCCGACCGGCTGCGCAATCTGGTCGACCGCATGCTGGGTTCAAACAAGATGCTATCGCTGACCATGACCAATGTGCATGAAGTGCTCGAACGCGTTTGCAGCTTGGTGGAAGCCGAAAGCCAAGGCTGCATCACTCTGGTACGCGATTACGACCCAAGCATTCCTGACGTATTGATCGACCGTGAGCAAATGATTCAGGCCGTGCTCAATATAGTTCGCAACGCCATGCAAGCGATAAGCGGCCAGAATGAGTTGCGCCTGGGGCGGATCAGCTTGCGTACGCGAGCTTTACGTCAATTCACCATAGGCCATGTGCGCCATCGGTTAGTGACCAAGGTCGAAATTATCGACAACGGCCCAGGCATCCCAGCCGACCTGCAGGAGACCATTTTTTACCCAATGGTCAGCGGCCGCCCCGGTGGTACCGGGCTTGGCCTCGCAATTACCCAGAACATTATTAGCCAGCATCAGGGACTGATTGAGTGCGACAGCCATCCTGGCCACACCACTTTCTCGATCTTTCTGCCGCTGGAACAAGGAGCAGCGTCGTCATGA
- the ntrC gene encoding nitrogen regulation protein NR(I) → MSRSETVWIVDDDRSIRWVLEKALQQEGMTTQSFDSADGVMSRLARQQPDVIISDIRMPGASGLELLARIREQHPRLPVIIMTAHSDLDSAVASYQGGAFEYLPKPFDVDEAVSLVKRANQHAQEQQGMEVVPALTRTPEIIGEAPAMQEVFRAIGRLSHSNITVLINGESGTGKELVAHALHRHSPRAASPFIALNMAAIPKDLMESELFGHEKGAFTGAANLRRGRFEQADGGTLFLDEIGDMPADTQTRLLRVLADGEFYRVGGHTPVKVDVRIIAATHQNLEILVQAGKFREDLFHRLNVIRIHIPRMSDRREDIPTLAKHFLARAAQELAVEPKLLKAETEEYLKHLPWPGNVRQLENTCRWITVMASGREVHVSDLPPELLSLPHDAAPITNWEHALRQWADQALARGQSSLLDSAVPTFERIMIETALKHTAGRRRDAAVLLGWGRNTLTRKIKELGMKIDGDEDEGDDA, encoded by the coding sequence ATGAGCCGTAGTGAAACTGTCTGGATCGTCGATGACGACCGTTCTATCCGTTGGGTTTTGGAAAAAGCGCTGCAGCAAGAAGGCATGACCACCCAAAGTTTCGATAGCGCCGACGGCGTCATGAGCCGCCTGGCGCGTCAACAACCGGACGTGATCATTTCAGATATCCGCATGCCGGGTGCCAGCGGTCTTGAGTTGCTGGCTCGAATTCGCGAACAACACCCGCGCTTGCCGGTAATCATCATGACTGCCCATTCAGACCTGGACAGCGCCGTGGCGTCATATCAGGGGGGTGCGTTCGAATACCTGCCTAAGCCGTTTGACGTTGATGAGGCTGTGTCGCTGGTCAAGCGCGCCAATCAGCACGCTCAAGAACAGCAAGGTATGGAAGTCGTGCCCGCGCTGACCCGCACCCCGGAAATCATTGGCGAAGCGCCAGCGATGCAGGAAGTGTTTCGCGCCATCGGTCGCCTGAGTCACTCCAATATCACCGTGTTAATCAATGGCGAATCAGGCACCGGTAAAGAACTGGTTGCCCACGCATTGCACCGTCACAGCCCTCGCGCAGCGTCGCCGTTCATTGCCCTGAACATGGCGGCGATTCCCAAGGATTTGATGGAGTCCGAGCTGTTTGGCCACGAAAAAGGCGCGTTCACGGGTGCGGCCAACCTGCGTCGCGGTCGCTTCGAACAAGCAGACGGCGGCACACTCTTTCTCGATGAAATCGGCGATATGCCGGCGGATACACAAACGCGCTTGCTGCGTGTACTGGCGGACGGTGAATTCTATCGAGTCGGCGGGCACACGCCGGTCAAGGTCGATGTACGGATCATCGCTGCGACCCATCAGAATCTGGAAATTCTGGTGCAAGCCGGTAAGTTTCGTGAGGATTTGTTCCACCGTTTGAACGTGATCCGCATCCACATTCCTCGGATGTCCGATCGTCGTGAAGATATTCCAACACTGGCCAAGCATTTCTTGGCCCGCGCCGCGCAAGAACTGGCGGTGGAACCGAAACTGCTCAAGGCGGAAACCGAGGAATACCTCAAGCATCTGCCATGGCCTGGCAACGTGCGTCAGCTGGAAAACACCTGCCGCTGGATCACCGTCATGGCGTCCGGCCGTGAAGTACATGTCAGTGACTTGCCGCCTGAGCTGTTGAGCCTGCCCCACGATGCTGCGCCGATCACCAATTGGGAGCACGCGCTCCGTCAGTGGGCCGATCAGGCGCTGGCACGCGGGCAATCGAGCCTGCTCGACAGCGCGGTGCCAACCTTTGAACGGATCATGATCGAAACGGCCCTAAAGCACACCGCCGGTCGCCGTCGCGATGCCGCTGTGTTACTCGGTTGGGGCCGCAATACCTTGACCCGCAAGATCAAGGAATTGGGCATGAAAATCGATGGCGACGAGGACGAAGGCGACGACGCTTGA
- a CDS encoding amidase — MDTALNARLLAALPPRSSIPLRDRIVDYEIAEMATLFRSHELTSHDITVAYLQRIDQLNGPFETYSANGGYNAFVRIDRQQALAQAREADLWLQNPNDERGVAPPLCGIPMGLKDSIGIKGRESKNGTQAYNTNFALEDATCVGRLRAQGAVLIGHTICSEHSGDVVGQFAGNAWDPERPPGGSSQGSAVAPIARLVAAALGEETAGSIIIPAAVNGVSAIKPSLGLVSGAGVMPLRTGFDIVGPMARSMRDASLILSVIAGVDQLNDPQTLSAPIPPIQLPISSRPGPQPLAGLTIGIPQTDWLELGKPPSESYDLDNKNAFDRFKGQLSDLGAAVVNFPGLDLREEGNSPYLWPTPFYELVDDGGQPLLLINGPAGTSYCNQLETNHWTAILEFANSLQDADQRDKLLADIRPDFYSIIGRIPLSVRIEAENRRRQQQRLFEEALDQYNIDFMMVLPIGAHIGLRSDPYGQQIPVRRHYVELPNALAWPMVTFPIGYGDTGLISPMPISAAFWGRRFSEPLVVQAAIDFQDRFPEYHRAAPTDPTFGPRKKPLPPPLGILQIPPEFSTDPVKILEGRRTR; from the coding sequence ATGGATACAGCACTCAACGCCCGCCTGCTCGCGGCCCTCCCGCCTCGATCCTCAATCCCACTGCGCGATCGAATCGTCGATTACGAAATTGCCGAAATGGCGACTTTGTTTCGAAGTCATGAACTGACGTCACACGACATAACCGTCGCCTATCTGCAACGCATCGACCAGCTCAACGGTCCGTTTGAAACTTACAGTGCAAACGGCGGCTACAACGCATTTGTGCGTATCGACCGACAGCAAGCACTAGCACAGGCGCGCGAAGCCGACCTCTGGTTACAAAATCCCAACGATGAACGGGGAGTAGCTCCGCCGCTGTGCGGTATTCCGATGGGCTTAAAGGACTCGATTGGTATAAAAGGTCGCGAGAGCAAAAACGGAACACAGGCCTACAACACTAACTTCGCTCTCGAAGACGCCACGTGCGTTGGCAGACTTCGTGCACAAGGTGCAGTGCTGATCGGACACACCATATGTTCAGAACATTCCGGTGATGTCGTGGGCCAGTTTGCCGGTAATGCCTGGGATCCAGAACGCCCCCCGGGCGGCTCCAGTCAAGGCTCAGCTGTGGCCCCGATTGCCCGACTCGTTGCAGCGGCGCTAGGCGAAGAAACCGCCGGGTCCATCATCATTCCAGCCGCCGTCAACGGCGTAAGTGCGATTAAACCCTCACTGGGTCTTGTCTCCGGGGCAGGGGTCATGCCACTACGAACAGGGTTTGACATCGTTGGCCCCATGGCGCGCTCGATGCGCGACGCCTCGCTGATTCTTTCAGTGATTGCAGGGGTCGATCAGCTCAATGACCCACAAACCTTATCTGCTCCTATTCCGCCCATCCAATTGCCGATCAGCAGTCGTCCGGGCCCACAACCGCTCGCGGGTTTAACTATTGGCATTCCTCAGACAGACTGGCTGGAGTTGGGCAAACCGCCCAGTGAATCCTATGACTTGGACAACAAAAATGCATTCGACCGGTTTAAAGGACAGCTGTCGGACCTTGGTGCCGCAGTGGTCAACTTCCCCGGTCTGGATTTGCGCGAGGAAGGCAATAGTCCCTATCTCTGGCCGACGCCATTTTATGAGCTAGTGGATGATGGCGGACAACCCTTGCTATTGATCAACGGACCTGCCGGAACCAGCTATTGCAATCAGCTAGAAACAAATCATTGGACGGCGATACTAGAGTTCGCCAATTCCCTCCAGGATGCCGATCAACGCGATAAACTGCTGGCTGACATTCGACCTGACTTTTATTCAATCATTGGCCGCATTCCGTTGAGTGTTCGAATAGAAGCCGAAAATCGTCGGCGACAGCAACAGAGGCTCTTTGAGGAGGCGCTAGATCAATACAACATCGACTTCATGATGGTCTTGCCTATAGGTGCCCATATCGGCCTGCGATCAGATCCATATGGTCAGCAGATACCCGTGCGGCGCCATTACGTCGAGCTGCCCAATGCCTTGGCGTGGCCGATGGTTACATTTCCTATCGGGTACGGAGACACCGGCTTGATTAGCCCAATGCCCATTAGTGCGGCATTTTGGGGACGTCGTTTTAGTGAGCCGCTGGTGGTTCAGGCCGCGATCGACTTTCAGGATCGATTCCCTGAATACCACCGCGCGGCGCCCACAGATCCGACATTCGGCCCGCGTAAAAAACCGCTGCCTCCGCCCCTCGGTATTTTGCAGATACCACCTGAGTTTTCGACTGACCCCGTGAAGATTCTGGAAGGGAGAAGAACACGATGA
- the mgrA gene encoding L-glyceraldehyde 3-phosphate reductase: protein MTYIAAENRYEAIPYRRVGRSGLVLPALSLGLWHNFGDSTPMDTQRALLRTAFDLGINHFDLANNYGPPYGSAETNFGRLLREDFKHYRDELIISSKAGWDMWPGPYGQGGGSRKYVLASLDQSLQRMGLDYVDIFYSHRFDPLTPLEETASALATAVQQGKALYIGISSYSGAKTREMAALLNEWKVPLLIHQPAYNLLNRWVERDLLDATDDLGAGVIAFTPLAQGLLTDKYLNGIPKDARVNKPGGGSLQAAHLSESNIAHVRALNEIAKRRGQSLAQLALAWTLRDPRITSALIGASRPEQIVENVGALKNLSFTQDELKEIDSFAVEGGINLWEKPSTDQ from the coding sequence ATGACTTATATCGCTGCCGAAAACCGTTATGAAGCCATTCCGTACCGCCGCGTGGGCCGTAGCGGGTTGGTCCTGCCTGCGTTGTCGCTGGGCCTGTGGCACAACTTTGGCGACAGCACGCCGATGGATACTCAGCGTGCATTGCTGCGCACGGCGTTTGATCTGGGCATCAACCACTTTGACCTGGCCAACAACTATGGTCCTCCGTATGGCAGCGCCGAGACCAACTTTGGCCGTCTGCTGCGCGAGGATTTCAAGCATTACCGCGACGAACTTATCATCTCCAGCAAAGCCGGCTGGGACATGTGGCCGGGACCGTATGGCCAAGGTGGCGGATCGCGTAAATACGTGCTCGCCAGCCTCGACCAGAGCTTGCAGCGCATGGGCCTGGACTACGTGGATATTTTTTATTCGCACCGCTTCGACCCGTTGACCCCACTGGAAGAAACCGCCAGCGCATTGGCCACTGCGGTGCAGCAGGGCAAGGCGTTGTACATCGGCATCTCCTCGTATTCCGGAGCCAAAACCCGGGAGATGGCGGCGCTGCTCAACGAGTGGAAAGTGCCGTTGTTGATTCATCAACCGGCGTACAACTTGCTCAACCGTTGGGTAGAGCGCGACCTGTTGGACGCCACCGACGATCTTGGCGCAGGCGTGATTGCCTTCACCCCGCTGGCTCAAGGCTTGCTGACTGACAAATACCTCAACGGCATTCCCAAGGATGCGCGAGTGAATAAGCCGGGCGGTGGCTCGTTGCAGGCTGCGCACCTATCTGAAAGCAACATCGCTCATGTGCGTGCCCTCAACGAGATCGCTAAGCGTCGGGGGCAAAGCCTTGCGCAATTGGCGTTGGCCTGGACGTTGCGTGATCCGCGTATCACCTCGGCGCTCATTGGTGCGAGTCGTCCTGAGCAGATCGTTGAAAACGTCGGCGCACTGAAAAACCTTTCGTTCACCCAGGATGAGTTGAAAGAAATCGACAGCTTCGCGGTGGAAGGTGGGATCAACCTGTGGGAAAAGCCGTCGACTGATCAGTAA